The Babylonia areolata isolate BAREFJ2019XMU chromosome 24, ASM4173473v1, whole genome shotgun sequence genomic interval TCGTTGTCATGCAACACCACGACTTGGGTTTGTTCAAGGAGTTATTTTAAATCTCATTTTCTCGTTTAAACTTGAAGCCAGTCTTGTCGTAAGAGCCGGTCTgacgttctgttttgttcttcgaTTCAAAGCTGATATTCCTCTTAatgcatacgcacgcgcgcgtgtgaatgATATGTtggtgtgtatttcttttctttttccgtgtgtgtgtgtgtgtgtgtgtgtttggagggggtgggggtaggggtgaaagggTACTAGGTGTTTTCACTGGATGTGACATAAgaagaggtgaatgtgtgtgtgtgtgtgtgtgtgtgtgtgtgtgtgtgtgtgtgtgtgtgtgtctgctcgtaatttcacacacacacacacacacacacacacacatatgcatgcatgcatacatacacacaggtacacacacgaaAATAGGCTACAGATTTTTAATcgtacatacaaacacgcatacacacacacacacacacacacacacacacacacacacacacttatgattGCTGCAAACTTTATTATGCAACACCACGACCCGGGGATTATTCGCGGCGTCATTCAGATTGTCATTATCCACTCTGAAGTCCATCTGGGTTAAGAGCTGGTCTGATGGCGTGTTTCCGTTGTTGCTTGAAAGCAAGGATTCCTTCTAATGCATATGAGCGCGCATGGGAATGatattttcgtgtttttttgtggggttttttttcattataacttttttctcgtgtgtgtgtgtgtgtgtgtgtgtgtgtgtgtgtgtgtgtgtgtgtgtgtgtgtgcgtgagagtgagtgagagagagagagagtgagagagagagagagtgtgtgtgtgtgtgtgtgtgtgtgtgcatgtgtgtttgtgtgtgtgttcgttcagtCTTAAGTTTTATTTCTGTTCACTGGGATTGATATTACAAGtggtacgtatgtatgtgtatgtgaacacacacacacacacacacacacacacacacacacacacacacacacacacacacacacacacacacacacacacaacacatacatacatgcacatacacacataatcatgcaaaagcacacagtcacacgtagatgtacatgcacgcatacagtcactcacacacaaatacacgtgcgcgcgcgctccctTTCACCTCcacttcccttctctccctccccccccacccccccccccccccccccccccccccaaccccgctcccaacccccccaccctcctcacacacacatcaaaaccaacaaacacacacacgcgcgcgcgcgcgcgggctcacaaaacatttctttttttaagtccaAGTTATTATGCAACACCACGACTTGGGTTTATTCGAGGCATCATTCAAATTGTCATTATCAATCAGACTGGTTTAATTAAAAGCCGGTCTGACGGCATGGTTTAATTCTTTGATTCCAAGCAAGGATTCCTCGTCATAGCATATACACCTGCGCGTTAGTATAATAGCTGGGTGTgagtctaaaaaaaaatatataaaaaataaaataaaataaataaaaaatcttgtgtgcgtgtgtgtgttgcgtgcgttgtattgtggagtgatggcctagaggtaacgagtccgcctcggaagcgagagaatctgagcgcgctggttcgaatcacggctcagccgccgatattttctccccctccactagaccttcagtggtggtctggacgctagtcattccgatgagacgataaaccgaggtcccgtgtgcagcatgcacttgacgcacgtaaaagaacccacgaaaacaaatgggttgttcctggcaaaattctgtagaaaaatccacttggacaggaaaaacaaacaaaactgcacgcaggaaaaaatgcaaaaaaatgggtggcgctgaagtgtagcgacgcgctctccctggggagagcagcccgaatttcacacagtgaaatctgttgtgataaaaagagagatagaatacaatacaatacaatactattgtattgtattgtattgtattgcatttcaccacagatttatatatatatatatatatgtgtgtgtgaaattcggtctcctctccacggggagagtgcgtcactacacaaCGAGCGCCACCGTATCTTTTACTGCCAATGtacatatttgtttttcctgtcaacgtttccgcagaattttgccagggacagcccttttgtttccgcgcgttcttttacgtgcgctatgtgcatgctgcacacgggacctcggtttatcgtttcgtccgaatgactagcgtccagaccaccataaAAGGTCTAGCCCGTGGAAGGggataaaatactggcgagtgagggattcgaatcagtgcgctcagattctctcacatgtattacaaattgagAACCACCCttccccaactcttttttttttccaacactgacatatctttacatctctgtctgtctgtctgtctctgtctctctctccctctctctgtctttcacataatgtgtctatctgtccatatccctattacccgtcgccttatttgctgtcttttatgtctcttacatcagTGTTAAAAAtgttatcgttacttttctgtgttaatttcacttgaatcattcatgtgtagcattcatgctagggttttgttgttgtttttcccttggtgtgtgtagtgagtgtgtgtgtgtgtgtgtgtgtgtgtgcgtgtgtggtgttactcgcttccgttccgtacagatgtgagcgatgttgtgtctctcagtttgacgctgtgttatactcgtacattatacatgtattaagtattcagtataactacatttatatgcgtacatgtttgtgtgtctcttagaacaacggcagatgtgtaagtcggccaaagtgctaatatcttcaccgttggaaaataaagattcattcattcacttcctAGACAGACGCATGACCACTGGGTCAACAGTCAACGCTGTGTTTATTTGAGGCGTCATTCAAACAGTCATTTTCCCTTCTGAAGTCGGGTTGGTTTCAAATCCAGTTTGACCAGGTGTTTCCGTTGTTTGAATCAATGCAAGtattcatcttgtgtgtgtgtgtgtgtgtgtgtgtgtgtgtgtgtgtgtgtgtgtgtgtgtgtgtacatctgtgtctctgtgtgtgggcaggtgagtgagtaaatgtgtgtgtgtgtgtgtgtgtgtgtgtgtgtgtgtgtgtgtgtgtgtgtgtgtgtgtgttttcgttcagTCTTCAATTAAATGTCCTTCCAATGGATGTAATGTAAGAAGTGGTATATGAATGTGAATGCGTGTCAGTCTGCTTGgaagttcacacacgcacacatacacaagcgcgcacagtcgcgcatacacacacacatacacacacacacacacaagcaagcaagcgcacacacacacacacacacacacacacacacacacgcgcgcgatttctgacgaggttcttatggtcgaactttcacaggcattagttcatagccctatttctacattcctttaatgcacttcagaattgtgttaatggtttctgattattataattattattattgaattgttactgttagatgtaattgcatgttagttataccccatgccccccccccccccctcccctttttttttttttttttttttaacgtctaatatcactgatagtgaaaagacgctaaactaaagaacgaacacacacactcattcacgcactcacttacactcacacacacccaaccccaccgtCCTCGCCCCACACATTACTTACTCGAAGTCCACAAAGCCATCTTTGTTCAGGTCCAGTTTGCGCATCAACGTATCCATGGAACGGTTGCTCAGAGGAATGTCCATGTTCTGCAGCCAACACGCGTGCATTcagacaaacacgtacacacacatacacacacacgcgcgcacacacacacacacacacgcgcgcgcgcacgcacgcacaagcacacacacacacacacacacacacacacacacacacacacacgcacacacatgcacatacacaagggAGATGAGGATAGATATAGTTCacaggcatgtgcacacacacacgcacgcacgcacgcacgcacaagcacacacacacacacacacacacacacacacacacacacacacacacacacacacacacacacacacacacacacacacacacagagttcgtcCTCAGCTTGACCGTCAGCGcctcatgtgtatgtttgtgcatacgtgtgtttgGCAACCAGTGAAGAtctagagagagatggaaaaaaaaaaaagattgaataaatgaatgaatgtgtgaatgaatacaaacaaacacgaagACTTGCTCGATCTTGttgcatcattgtgtgtgtgtgtgtgtgtgtgtgtgtgtgtgtgtgtgtgtgtgtgtgtgtgtgttttcactgacaTACCCAAAATAGACAGTCAGTCTGCATACTGTTCCATGCACGGAGCACACATGCAGGcactcacgcacaaacaaacacacaaagaaaactatGCAGCCAcgtgcacgcagacagacacacacaaacacgagggAGAGAGGACAGTACACATACAAgcaactctcccctcccctccccacccccctcacacactcatacaggcgTGTGTGAATGATTCAAGCGTCGCCACGTtcaggaaggaaagggagagaagaagcggagaagaagacacagaacagacagacagaataaatgactctgtgtgtgtgtgtgtgtgtgtgtgtgtgtgtgtgtgtgtgtgagggagagagggagatgcagagtcagacagacacagtgagtgagtgagtgaaagacagactgagaaaatcacagacagtaaacagagagagacacagaactgAACagggaaacaccaccaccaccaccccaccaccaccacccatcacaaccacccacaaccactatcaccacccacaaccacctaccactaccaccacccaccaccacaaccacctaccactaccaccaaccaccaccacaaccacccactaccaccacccaccaccactacctaccaccacccaccaccactacctaccaccaaccaccaccacaaccacccactaccaccacccaccaccacaaccacccactaccaccacccaccaccacaaccacccaccacaaccacgcatcatccacaactaccaccaacgcaaccacccaccactaccaccaccacccaccactaccaccaccacccaccactaccaccaccacccaccactaccaccaccacccatcaccaccacaactacccatcactaccaccaccacccaccactaccaccaccacccatcaccaccacaactacccatcactaccaccaccacccaccactaccaccaccacccatcacccaccactaccaccaccacccatcacaaccaccaccacccaccactaccactaccacccatcaccaccacaaccacccaccactacaaccaccacccaccacaaccatcacaaccacccacaaccaccaccaacaataacaacatgaacctaaagagaaaaaaaccaactgaaaacACCATCAGAAGCCATACCAGCAACCCTTTCCGTAGGTCTTCCCGGGTCAGTGATTCGCTGTGACTCTTGTCGAAGCTGTGCAGAAGGTCGATCACCCTCAAGTTCTTCTGACGCATGAGTTCGAACAGAATCGTCTCTGGATCCTCCGCGTCGATGACACCGCTGGGCGCGCCATGATTGACGTCACCGTGACGTAAAATGACGCCATGTGTCAGCAGCAGGGGTCTCTTGGTGTGCACGTCATGCAGCAAGGTCATGAACTGATGGTCCACTGGAACGTCCTggccaaaaaaagaaataaaataaaataatctattcaaaacaaaacaaaacaaacaaacaaaaaaacaaacacggaaACTGGAACTTTTCCGACCACGGAACATGCAACGAGCGCCAATATCCATTTCTCCCCGCATTGCCAAACCAAACCGTTCTTCATGATGTCAGTAACCCTCATTCACATCTTCACTTCAGTACTTTATTATCATTGTCCGAAACCCGAACACTCACAGGAACCAGGAGTTCAGCTGTTCGGTGTTTGGTTTTAACTGGTACTCTGTTGTCATTAGTGTGTATACCTATGTGTGAAGATAAGACAAATgaaatgtgtgtatgttattttacatcaagccatctaggaaaaagaaattaaagaatcaaACGAGGCGCTCAATAAAGATCCAACGTCAGCATGAAAAACAATTCAAACTTTGCAGACAATGTGAGAACAGAACGAATGTAAACATTAATCAGATGTTTTAAAATGGATTTCTCATTTAGAAAATTTAATTGGAAAAGACGCGGAAATAAATgacgaacaaaaaataaaacttcGAGATGAACTTAAAAATACTGAAACGTTAGATGATGGTAATACATTAAGTTTCATTAAAGAAGttactgaagaagaaatacgaaaggcatgcgtaagtttaaaaaaaaaaaaaaatcattaggaAAAGACGCAATAACAAATGAGATGATCAAAAGCAGTCTTCCGGTTCTGTTACCTGTCTTGCAAAAGatacatgatatgatatataCAACAGGTGTGTATCTAGACTATTGGAAAACTGGTATCTCTTTTTTAAAGCGGCAGCCCAATGGACCCAAAATAACTATCGGAGGATTACACTGACTAATACATTTGGTAAAGTATTCTGCACCATCCCgaatacaagaatgaatgaataattggaGACTAAGACGTTTTGATCAAACAACAAGCcgtattaaaataataaaaattaaaattaaaaaaaacaaaaaaacctctggaACCAttgatcaaatctttgttttaaaaaagctagtagatgagataataaaaagaaaaaaacagtcgaCTATATGGCTGTTTTGTAGATTTTTAAAAAGCTTTCGATAGTGTTTGGCATGATGCAATGCTGCTGAAGCTACCCCGAATAGGAATAACaggtaaatgttttaatatcataaaaaatatgtatatgaaCTCTAAAATCTACGCAAAATCACAAGATCATTTCAGCAGAGAATTTATCATTCGAAAGggggtacatcagggaaatacactcagcccaacaatattcaatattttcataaatgatatcaccacagaTATGACATGAAATCCCCAACGATTGACAACACTTCATCTCCTGGACTCCcttgtcttttatatgcagatgattCAGTAATTCTATTATTACCTAAAGACGGCTTACAACAAAAACTTAACATTTCACATTCTTACTACAGTCAATGGGGCTTGCGTTTGAATAGAGAATAGACAAAcgtaatggggtttttttttctcaaaaaactGTCCCTAAAAAACCCTACATTTCAAATGTGGAGAGGAGAGTACATAAttgaaacaacagaagaaaatgaatatttaggggttatatttcatagaaacagcaacttaagtcgagcacaaggtcatctaAAAAATCGAGTAAATAAGGTTCTAatgtgctactcagaacatttcgtaatacaaaaTACTAATATGAATACAGATATCATGTGTCAGTCATCTGATACTTTGGTAACGCCcatttcaacatatggagcagaagtttagtttccatatgatgttgcaagagatgtatcgtttaattcattcgaattattcagtaattgtcttttcaacaaatttccacatgagagacttcatgtcaagttttgtaaacaattactttgtgtacataaaagagcaatggttctccccgttttaggagaattaggaagattccctattagcctaaaaataatatgtcaagttattggttattggatacacatatcagaacttcctcaaaattcacttgtatatacaacatacaaatgcatgtatcgtcaaacaaacaaaaatgttcaatggctacttttcataagaaatgtattaactagcactggattagatcatgtttggaaaaatcagttcacttttagtgttaaaagattaaagtatgctatatccaagaagcttgaaaatgaatgtgTAAAATTTTGGAAGCAGAAAAATAAGTCCATCTacattagaattttacaagaacgctgtggcaaattataaaattgaaccgtattaaGCAAatgcacaacacaggaaagcactgaccatgttacgaatcagcgacCATGACTTACAAATCTAACAGGGAAGATacaaaaatacaccgaaagaacaaagactgtgtgatacttgtaacagtttagaagatgagattcaccttttagacaattgtgtaaagtacaatacgtCCAGACACAGATTcctcctaatcgatatatgtcgtccaaatgcaaaagcCTAGTGagttgatccttctaacagaattacagccaaggctagCGAattttgttcacgaatgtttctcttcttaatatgctcatgtttatgtttcattgtgtcttacaaactttaaggttttatgacaatacaaagtattctattctattcacacacacacacacacacacacacacacacacacacacacacacacacacacacacacacacacacacacacagattgagacatgcgtacatacagacacactggcttctgtgtttatgcttgtgtcacatatgtagtgtgtgtgtgtgtgtgtgtgtgtgtgtgtgtgtgtgtgtgtgtgtgtgtgtgtgtgtgtgtgtgtgtgtgtgtgtgtgtgtgtgtgtgtgtgtgaagtaactgTAGATATAATTATGTAATGTGTAAGGTCTCAGAAAATGACACAAGTTCAGTTTGAATTCAGAGTTGTATGGAGTTTTGTTCGTGGAAACGCTCTTTAACATTTGTGGACTTTGGTGTTTTGTTCTGAAGGTGCCATTGTTGGGAAGTTGCAGCATGTTTTCTTTGATGGAGTTTTGTATCTTTTGAGCTTAGAGTTTGGGGATTCAATTGTAAGTCTATGCTTTATCTGTTTCCGTTCTTGTAGAGATGCAAAGTGGATATAATTATCAGTATATttgtgatagaaagagaaagagggagaaaaaaagaaagaaagagaga includes:
- the LOC143298761 gene encoding mitochondrial substrate carrier family protein C-like, translated to MRQKNLRVIDLLHSFDKSHSESLTREDLRKGLLNMDIPLSNRSMDTLMRKLDLNKDGFVDFEELGTGWKEHVRRMTKWKRKAETQPGSSVSSRLRQLRETIRMRIEATHRRGAT